From one Lycium ferocissimum isolate CSIRO_LF1 chromosome 7, AGI_CSIRO_Lferr_CH_V1, whole genome shotgun sequence genomic stretch:
- the LOC132062737 gene encoding uncharacterized protein LOC132062737, whose amino-acid sequence MSLNSKRVAYFEKKLTKSYVENDDFILPSNILEFLPDTDNEAVVIFERGAYNMKYKVGAHTRLYQGWKEFIDANRLRTRDVLCFKACDAANDRIAFLINKKQEIIEIA is encoded by the exons ATGAGCCTTAATTCGAAAAGGGTAgcatattttgagaaaaaattgacCAAATCATACGTCGAAAATGATGATTTC ATCCTTCCAAGTAACATTCTGGAATTTCTCCCAGACACTGACAATGAAGCTGTTGTAATTTTTGAAAGAGGTGCGTATAACATGAAATACAAAGTTGGTGCACATACGCGCCTGTATCAAGGATGGAAAGAATTTATAGATGCTAACAGATTGAGGACAAGGGATGTATTGTGTTTCAAGGCCTGTGACGCTGCTAACGACCGGATAGCCTTCCTTATTAATAAAAAGCAGGAGATCATAGAGATAGCTTAG
- the LOC132062146 gene encoding uncharacterized protein LOC132062146 — MCFPKQREGIVTNMLKQIGQKNGRFLEMKKLFWWASWSTYPEEFKDQLMCMGQLSEAVVKSLLKYPSQSWCRAYFNTVCKNLSVINNITESFNKWILDARYKPIIKMLETIRVKVMNHLRKHEEKVSSWRQEYSPNYLELYYDFLKIAQVCVVETNGGDGFEVSEGQDKHIVKLEMRIYTCRIWDIFGIPCPHAIKAIQYLKKDPVREIHRWYTKEAYLLTYHHKIQLVLGEKFWIVGPADAMNPPDMVTLARPRIKRIRQKNEASKRQYE, encoded by the coding sequence ATGTGCTTCCCCAAGCAAAGAGAAGGTATTGTGACAAACATGTTGAAGCAAATTGGgcaaaaaaatggaagattctTGGAGATGAAGAAGTTGTTTTGGTGGGCTTCATGGTCAACTTATCCTGAAGAGTTTAAAGACCAATTGATGTGTATGGGCCAGTTGAGTGAAGCTGTTGTTAAGTCACTGTTGAAGTATCCTTCCCAGAGTTGGTGTAGGGCCTATTTTAACACTGTTTGCAAGAATCTATCAGTGATCAATAATATCACTGAGTCTTTCAACAAATGGATTTTGGATGCTAGATACAAGCCAATAATTAAGATGCTTGAAACTATAAGGGTGAAAGTAATGAATCATTTAAGAAAACACGAAGAGAAAGTGAGTTCATGGAGACAAGAGTACAGTCCTAACTACTTAGAATTGTATTATGACTTCCTCAAAATTGCTCAAGTCTGTGTGGTGGAAACAAATGGTGGTGATGGTTTTGAAGTTtcagaagggcaagacaaaCACATTGTGAAGTTGGAGATGAGAATATACACATGTAGGATATGGGACATCTTTGGGATCCCATGTCCTCATGCAATAAAGGCAATACAGTATTTGAAGAAAGACCCTGTAAGGGAGATACACCGGTGGTACACCAAAGAAGCATACCTGTTGACTTATCACCACAAGATACAACTAGTTCTTGGTGAGAAATTCTGGATAGTTGGTCCAGCTGATGCAATGAATCCACCTGATATGGTGACTTTAGCCAGGCCTAGAATCAAGAGAATTAGGCAAAAAAATGAAGCTAGTAAGAGGCAATATGAGTGA